The following is a genomic window from Acidimicrobiales bacterium.
TGGCCACCCTGACGGCCACCTTCTGGGCGGCTAGCGCCGGCGTGGTAACGACCAGCATCTCGGCCTGGGGCAGCATCTTGGCCAACCCCATCTGAACGTCGCCGGTACCGGGCGGCATGTCGATCAGCAAATAGTCCATGGGTCCCCAGGCCACGTCCTCGCAGAAGTGCTGGACGGCCCGGTTCAGGATCAGGCCCCGCCACATGAGAGCCGACTCTTCGTTCTCGACTAGGAAGCCCATGGAAACCACCTTGAGCATCCCGTCACCCATCGGGACCTGGATGGGGTCGATCTTGCCCACCTCGGGAGATCCCCCGAGGCGTCCCTCGATGCCCAGCATCCGCGGGACTGAGAAGCCCCAGATGTCGGCGTCCATCACCCCCACGGTGAAACCGCGGGTGGCCAGCCCGGCGGCCAGGTTCACAGTCACCGACGACTTCCCAACGCCACCCTTCCCGGAGGCCACCATGACCACCCTGGTGGAGACGGGGATTTCGGTCTCCGGGGCGTTCTGGCTGACGTTGAATCGGGCCCGGGACATGGCCGTGGCCTTCTCCTCCGGGGTGAGCTCGTCCCACGTGAGGTGGACCTTGGTCACCCCGGGCAATCCGCCGACCCGTTCCCGGACGTCGCGTTGGATCTGGGCCCGGAGGGGGCACCCCGAGGTGGTGAGGGCGATGGTCACGTCCACCAGGCCATCGGGGTCGACACGCACAGCCCGGGCCATGCCCAACTCGACGATGTTGCTCCCCAACTCGGGGTCGATCACCCCGCGGAGCACGCCGAATACGTCCTCCTCAACCGGTGGCGCCGGTTCAATCATTCCCCCATCGTACGGCGTCCAGGGCTGGGACCGTGGGGCGACGGCCAGTACACTGTTAAGACCGACGACCACCGGCTTCGTCTGGAGGACCCGATGCTCACGTTGACCGACGACGCGACCACCAAGGT
Proteins encoded in this region:
- a CDS encoding Mrp/NBP35 family ATP-binding protein, with product MIEPAPPVEEDVFGVLRGVIDPELGSNIVELGMARAVRVDPDGLVDVTIALTTSGCPLRAQIQRDVRERVGGLPGVTKVHLTWDELTPEEKATAMSRARFNVSQNAPETEIPVSTRVVMVASGKGGVGKSSVTVNLAAGLATRGFTVGVMDADIWGFSVPRMLGIEGRLGGSPEVGKIDPIQVPMGDGMLKVVSMGFLVENEESALMWRGLILNRAVQHFCEDVAWGPMDYLLIDMPPGTGDVQMGLAKMLPQAEMLVVTTPALAAQKVAVRVANMGRANYLRIVGVVENMSAYVSDDGQRHELFGAGGGDALAADIGAPLLGSIPLDGAVADGGDTGRPVALGDGPAAEAYQAMVEVLVTEAVPPIDMAGCTARLLAAAEDALDAADAL